ttgctgatgatatgatattgtatatagaaaaccctaaagtctcagtcaaaaaactactagacctgataaatgaattcagcaaggtggcaggatataaaattaatactcagaaatcagaggcatttttatacactaacaatgaactgtcagaaagagaaattaaggaagcaatccctttcaccattgcaaccaaaaaaaataaaagtacttaggaataaatttaaccagagagattaaagacttgtactcagaaaattataaaaaccttgataaaagaaatcagggaagatacaaacaagtggaagtatataccgtgctcatggttaagaagaataaacatcattaaaatgtctatattacccaaagcaatttataaattcaatgcaataccaatgacttacttcaaagatatagaacacatattctaaaaatttatatggaaccaaaagagaacacgaatagcctcagcaatcttgaaaagaaagaataaagttagaggtatcacacttcggatttgaagttatactacaagtccattgtactcaaaacagtctggtactggcataagaacaggcatataggtcaatggaacagaacagagaacccagaaataaacccacacttttatggacaactgatatttgacaaaggaggtaagagcatacattggagtaaagacagcctcttcaacaaatggtgttgggaaaattggacagctacctgcaaaaaaatgaaactagcccaccaacttacaccattcacaaaattaaactcaaaatggataaaagacttaaatgtaagccgtaaaaccataagcatcttagaagaaaacataggcagtaagctctctgacatctcttgcagcaatatatttgctgacttatctccacgggcaagtaaaataaaagacaggataaacaaatgggactatatcaaactaaaaagcttttgcacagctaaagacaataagaacagaataaaaagacaaactacacaatgggagaacatatttgacaatacgtctgataaggggttaataaccaaaatttataaagaacttgtaaaactcaataccaggaagacaaacaatccaatcaaaaaatgggtgaaagaaatgaatagacacttctccagggcctgacctgtggtggcgcagtggataaagcgtcgacctggaaatgctgaggtcgccggttcgaaaccctgggcttgcctggtcaaggcacatatgggagttgatgcttccagctcctccccccttctctctctcctctctctccctttctgtctctctcctctctaaaaatgaataaataaaattaaaaaaaaaaaaaagagacacttctccaaagaggacatatagatggccaataggcatatgaaaaaatgctcaacatcgctaatcattagagaaatgcaaattaaaaccacgatgagatatcacctcacaccagccagaatggcgctcattaacaaaacaacacagactaagtgcttgcgaggatgtggagaaaagggaaccctcctgcactgctggtgggaatgcagactggtgcagccactgtggaaaacagtatggagattcctcaagaaattaaaaatcaaactgccttttgacccagctatcccacttttaggaatataccccaaggacaccatagaacagctccaaaaggagaaatgtacccccatgtttgtggcagcattgttcacaatagcgaagatctagaaccagcccaagtgtccatcagtggatgagtggattaaaaagctttggtacatatatactatggaatactactcagccataagaaatgatgacatcggatcatttacaacaacatggatggaccttgataacattatactgagcaaaataagtaaatcagaaaaaactaagaactatatgattccatacataggtgggacataaaaatgagactcagcgacatgaacaagagtgtggtggttagggggggagagggaggggttgggggaggggaggggcacaaagtaaaccagttagaaggtgacggaaaacaatttgactttgggtgaggggtatgcagcataatcaaatgtcaaaataacctggagatgttctctctgaacatatgtaccctgatttatcaatgtcaccccattaaaattaataaaaaaaaagacacagagtagcagaatggattaaaaaagaaaatccaacagtatgctgcctataagaaacacatctaagctacaaggataaaaacaaattccaagtgaaaggttggaaaacaatactccaaataacatccaaaaaaagcaggtgtaaaaAAAGTCTCACTAAAGATGCCAAGGCCACCCTTGGACACATACATCACTGGGCTCAGGCCTCGAGGATGTTGCTAAGGTACTGGTTTCTGAGTCGTATGTGGAGGTGATTTTCCCATTCAACATCCCAGACCCTTGTTCCCCGTCCAGTTCTGTGACGTTGGTGCATCTGTGGTTCAGATTCCTGTCGCCGTGGTGGGACGGGGACCCATCTGGCTCCACCGTCCATGGTGGGCCCCGGTGACCGATGACAGCTCTGGGGAAAGCACGTGCGGGTTTTGTGCAGAGGAGTGTGTGCGCATAATCCAGGTGGGGCGTCGCCTGGCCCTGCCTGACCTGTCCTGGCTGCATCTGGCCTCTCCGGGCCTGCTGGCACCTGGTGGCCCTGAGGTGTGCTCCCCGCCCCCGTGAGCACCCAAGGACCGTGGGCATGGCTTCGCCTCACCTCTATCTCTTTGTCAGTCTGATGTCTAAAGTCTCAGCCTCTCGAAGTTGAGTGGCTTTTGAGAGCCCAAGTTCTGCTGTGATGGGTCCTTAATCCTTATCCACAGTTCTGAAATCCAGAAGTCTGAGGAGTGGAAAACGAACATGGAACCCGTGTGGCCAGATGCCTGAGCTGAGTGGCACGAGCTCCCGCCGTCTTTCCCCAGTAGCAAGGACACGCCCGACTCCACATGGCATGGAGGTGTTTGTGATCTCCATGGACACCACCTGTGACCTTTTCTAAAGGTTGAGACCCCTGGATGACCGCGCCGAGGCCAAGGTCTGTCCTGGGAGGCTAGCTGGCTATGCTCAGATGGACCCCTTGCTCACAGTCATCCTTGTCTTGAGCTGTCGCTGAGCACACAGCTctgaggcggggtgggggtgggtgccgGGGTCCATTGCATCCCTGAACACTCAGGAGGAACCCGAATGGGGCGACCCAGACCAGTGTGGGGGCCGCAGCCCCCCTCACCTGTGAGGAGCCAGTGTTGGCTTTGTGTCTGATTGACTCAGAAGAGACAGTCATTGGGGCATATGCTTTATTATCTTACAAAAACAATTTCCCACCGAAACACGGCTAAAAAACACATTTCCCCAAACATGACATTACCCCAAAAAGCTAATAGTGTTGAGAGATGTCCATTAACACTGCTTGGAGAAGCAttgcaatacattaaaaacagcTGGTCTCTGGAACCTCAAAGCCTTAAAGTGCCGTAACTGACCGTAACAGGGAAGCAGGTGTTCCTGTGACGTGTCCAAGTGACACTGTGTCCCGGAACCATGCATGCTGGGGACTGGGCTGCTGAGCAGTAGGCAGATCAGACTTGCATGAAATGATGGCTGGTCAGCAACCCCGCCCCGAGCCGATGTGGAGACCCAGCCGAAGCCCCTCATGGTGTGGCTGCAGTGTTCCGGGTGGCGGGGGACCTCGAGGATGGGTTAGCTGACACTCCAGGTGTGGGCCTTGGCAGGTGTCTGGCTGTCAGCAGGCAGGAGACCTCCAGACCGAGGGAGTGGCACCCCTCCCACCTCTTCCGGCCAGAGAAACTGCAGTGCCTCTTTCTCACCTGTGAGATGGCAGGAGCAGGTGCCCCAGACCTCGTGAGGGTGAGATGGGGAGACAGCACGTCCAGCCCCCAGGAGCCTAGAGCCTTCTGTGACTGCAGCCTTTGGTCTCCAGGCTGAACTTGAGGAGACTGCAGACCCTTGGCTAAGCACCTCTAGCTACCTGGCAAAGCCTGGAGCCTGCTCCAATGAGCCAGTTCTGTTAGACCTTGAGGCTCTTAGCTCTGGCTGCCAATCGGAGCCTCCAGGGCACTCTTGACAACCTTGCTACGTGGTTCCCCAGGGGTGCAGTGGAGGTGAAGGGTGGCTCCCCTGTCCCACACAGGCACCAGGTTCATGACAGTGCTGCTTTTAAACAAGTAGAGGTTGGCAATGTTTGGATTCGAGACATCCTGAGATGGGAGTCCTGGTCTGGAACAGCCCTGGTAGAGGGTTTGGGGCAGAGGTGACTGTGGCCTTGCTCTCATTCCAGTCAGGACAGCTCGGAGCCACTAGAGGGCTCCCTTCCCCTATgaacagctccccccccccccccaaatgagcCTGAAAATCTAACAAGGAAATTGGCATTGTAACACCCACTCCGCCTTCAAGGTGGCGAGGGCTGAGTGGGCCCCCCAGTGAGGTTAGCTGCTTCTCCACAGGGCCTGAGGAGTCCTCCCTGGCTCCACACAGAAGGGCGTCTGGGTGGTGTACAGCAACACCCCAAGGGTAACCAGGGCCAGGTGCCCATCTTCCCCTGGCCTGGGGCCTTACCTGCTTCTGTGGGGTCACCAGTGAGAGGAGTACCCGTTCCTGCAGGATTAACCCACAGGGACCCTGGCACACAATGGAACCAGCTGATGGGAGAGGACCAGGCAGGCTGCCCCAGGTCATTATCTCCGCTCTCACTGGGATCCCCCGTCCAGCTGCCTGGTATGAGGGGTTGGCTTCGGCCCCACGACCCACGTTCTCTGGTCTGTTTCCTGCCCTGCAGCCGGGCTTCCCGTGCACCCTTCAGATCCCTCACGAGCTTCAGTGCTGCCCTGTAAGGACAGGAGGCCTATCCCAGCCCAGAGCCCGCTTCTCAGCCCTGGGGGTGGGCCTTCCTGCCCACCGCTCCCTACCCCAAGGAGGAGTTCTCTGTGGCTCCTACCCCCAGCTGGCCAGGGTCACCAAGGGGGCAGAGGTGCTTTTTCCACAGGAGGGCTTCCCCAGCCCAAACGCAGCGCCCTCCCCCGGTGGCCACGATCCAGGTGCTGTCACCTAGTCAAACCAGGGCCCCCACCTGGTGTGCCCTCGGCTTTCTCAGCCCAGCTCCTTGCTGTAGACCTGGGATACTCCCTAGGTTGTATCCCAAAGGGAATGTtacaaataagttaaaaaaaaacaacaaaaaacaaaaaaactgatccACCGTGTAGAAAAAGGGTAtcattttatcaaatattaatttcttGTAGTTTGAGGAGCATGCCTTCCATGTCCATGCTCAGATGGTCACCAGAAAGAGGTGACTGGCCAGTAGTGTTGGCATGGGACTTGGCCGGAACCTCTCCCACACACCCAGGAGGGAACACATACTCAGCAATGCCCTCCCGGTCCTCTCCAAGTCCAGTGAAAGTCTAGTTTTCGTTGTGGTCAGGAGGTGGTGGGGAGCTGCATTGGGGTTTGAACCAGCAGTCCAGTGTGAGAGGGGTGGGCGCTGTGACCCTCCAGTCCAGCCGAGGGACCCAGCCGTGGACAGAGACAGTCTGGAGCACTGACTGTCTGAGAATGTGTTCTCGATACAGTCACAGAGCCGCTTCTTGAGACGGTGAGCAACACTATTTGGCAGTCCCTCAGCTGAAGCGGTCCTTGTATTCAGGAAGATCTTAGGTGGAAgcagcagaggaagaggagagtccccaaggaagaggaggcagggaggctgctGGTTCCCCACGAGGCtgggtgcccccccaccccagcctcagcACAGCAGCTCCGGGCATTACTACTGGTCCGGTACACTGTCTGCAGGCGGCCTCTGCCCACTGGTGAAGGCTGGATGTGGCCTTTCCTTGGGCACAGCCCCAGGTCCTGCTGCCCAGGGCAGTTTTTGACAAAAGAGAAAGCCAGGCTTCTTGGGCTCCAGTCCGCAAATGTCCAGGCTCTGCTCTCCACGGCCGTGGCGGCTCCCGTCCATGCGCCCAGCCGCGTGCACCCAGCCGCGTGCACCCTCACGACATCAGTTGGCTTCTCCCTCCGTGAACTCCTCCTTGATGGACTGTCTCCGGGACTTGCAGTCCGGGAGGTCGAAGCCGAAGTCCGCCCACTCGTCGGGCCCAGCGCCACCAGCCCCGCCGCCGGGGCCACCCCGGTTGGGAATGGTGATGGTGTGGCGCACGCGGAAGTGCACGGCTTCCATGACGCGCTGCCGCTGCAGCTCCCCCGAGCTGCCGATGGAGATGGTGGCTGCGTTGCTGCTGGAACGGATCAGCTGCTGCGCACCGCAGTCGTGGCCCTGCTTCAGGTCCTGCAGGCCTCTCCAGATGGTCATCCGGTACTGGTCCGGGATTTTTAGGGCCCCGAGGTCCTGCGAGAGCGGCAGACACCCCGCAGCCCCTTTAGAGGCGGGGCCACAGCCAACGTAGCCCCCATCCCGCCCCCTTCCCCGCCCACCGCAGACCTCTGCCCTGTTCCTGCAGAGTCCCCAGGACCTGGAGGGAGGTAAGGGACCCCGACCTGCAGGCCTACAGTCCATCTTGGACCTTTACAGTGGGGGTCAGCAGCATCTCGAGGGGCCTAAAGGACAGGAGTGTGGAACTGCCCTGTGCAGCACTCTGGACACACCCCATTGGGGGGCCCTGAAGAGGTGTCAGGAGAGCTAAGAAGTAAGGTATGTGTGTGGTGACTCCTGGGCTGTGTGGGGCCTTGGGTCCCGTTCACAATCAGTGACCGATAGAGCTCCCTACACGAGACCCTGGAGGACCGCCTGCTTCCCAGCTCCTGAAACCAGAGCTGGTCACGGGGATCCCATCCCCCCCTCCAACTCACACCAAACACACACGTCACGCTGGTGAGGTGAGAGCTAACACCGAGCCACCTCAGCAGTGGGTCACCGAGGATGTTAGTGGACACAGAAATGCTGACGTGGCCACCCTCTGGGAAAATGGCCCAGTTCCCTCTGACAAACCCTTGTCTAGGCTGGGAGCAGGGGCTGCAGAGGGCTCCAGGCCACAGCCATGTCTCCTGGGGCCCCCGCCTGTGCTCCCCTGGGCTAACGGCGCCTTCCAGCTCGGGGCACCCTGGAGCAGGCTCAGTCCTCCACGGTTTAGGAGAAACTCATTTAGGGGGCCAGCGTTCCTGTGTAACACACGTCTACGCCGATGCCCAAGATGCACCCAGACCACGGCCTTCAGTCTCGGGTAAGTGGTGCTGAACTGGATGGACCAGAAAGCCCTCTGGCCTTTGCCTTCCGGCACTCTTTGTGCCTTAGGAACAGCCCGTTCCCCCAAATCAAAGGCAGCCAGGCCGCTGGGGTCAGAGATCACACAGCAGGCCGGCCGGTCCAGCTGCCTGAGGCTGGTTGCACCCTGCCCAGCCACCGCGTGGCTGGCTCTGCCTGTACTCGTTAGGGGACTTCAGCACGGAAACCAGGGGTAGGGCTACCGGGTGGGCTTGGGAAGAGAGGTTTCCCAAATtccacagccccctccccagccttggAGAATGGGAGACGCCAGAGTACCACCCAGAAAGGTGAGAGCTCTCTGTGCCAGGACAGGCCCCCAGGCTgggtctgtatgtgtgtgtgggtgtgggtgtgggagtAGCAGTTACCTCCATGGTCAGGTTCTGCAGGTGGTAAATGCTCTGTAACCCTTGGGACGTGAAGTGCTCGATGCAGTTTGGACACCCCAATCCTGTTAAAAAACTGCAGAGAGAATTCATGAAATAAAGCTGCATTTACTTCTAAGGCCCAGCTGTGTGGGCTGGCTGGGCAGGCGCTGCCTCCTAAAAGGGGGCTCCGCCTGATCACCCCACTGGCCACCCCTGCCCACATTGCCACTGGAGACGTGCTCACTTGGGGCGCAGCCTCCGAGGAACCTGTGGCTCTTTGTGCACCCCCCGCCTACCGGCATCGGTTCCATCCCAGCCCCCGACATTTTCTCCACCTCTGGCAGAGTGGATGAGATACGGGGACAGGCCAGGCAGCATGaagagatccccccccccccccaggcttcgGCCAGTGGACCAGAGGTCACAAAGGGGCCGAGGTTAGTGGGTTAGCAGCAGGGTCTGGCAGCAGCCCTGTACCTGACCAGGCTGGGGTCGGCGTGGTAGGGGGGCGGTGGGGTGCAGTGGGACCCCGAGACCATGGACTGGGAGCTGTGGCTGCCATTCATCTCGCCGCTGGCTGGCAGGGTGTGGCTGTGGCTGTTGAGGATCCCTGGGCCTGGCAAGGGGCAGGAGGGACTGTCAGGGGCCAGGCACAGCCCTCCTGGAGAGCAGAAAcgggcagaggacaatctgtggCTGTGCCTCCTGCCATGGGCCAGAGCCCCACGTGTGGGGGCAGGGGCGTCTGGAGCCAGGATTAGCGTTTGGGCCGCCCCAACCCACCCTGGGGCCCCACTGCCCAAGCAACTCACCCATGGGCCCTAAGTTGGGCCCAGCTGCTGAGCCGTGTGGGGGAGGCTGGCCCACCAGCTGGTTGACCGAGGGCAGCTTGTTGACACCCCCGTGCACTTTGTTCATGGGCGAGAGGACAGGCCCATAGGATGGAGGCTGCAGGTGACTTCTGCTCAGAAAGTGACAGCCAGTGTTGGTAAGAGCACAAGCAGCTTTCTCCCCAAGTCACCTCCACACAGTGCCCCTGCTGCAGGGGGGTGGGGACCCTGACCCCAAGCTGAGGTCAGAGTGTACCTCCCTCCTCACCCAGCGTGCCTGCCCAGGACATGGCCACTGGCCTGTTCTCGCAGGACCCTGGCGATGGGTGAGAGAGGTAGTGGGCGGTTCATGCCACTGGAATCGCCCTCGGTATTGGTGAGTTGCTGACACTCCAACcatcagctcctccccctccactcAGACATTTAGGGGGACCCCTTGGTGGGAGAGAGAATCATAGTGATGGTCATGGCCACTGCAGTTaaggggggcttcctggaggaggcgatGCCAAGGAGTGGCCTTGCTGCCTGTCCAAAAGGCCATGGTTCAGGAGGGATGTGTGCTGGCAGCGGTCCCACCCCACCCACGGAAGGGGCAGCGCTCACGGCCTCTGtaggagctgctgctgctgctgctgccggtAGGAGTCCACCACCTGCTGGGGTACCAGCTCCATCAGCTCCAGACTTTCCTTGACCTTCATCAGGATCTCGAAGTTCTCCCGGCCCCGCACCTGAGCACAGGGAGGCAGACCTTGCCCCAGGGCACATGGGACTCCTCTTGGCCCTAGACCCCCGGTGGGCTCACAGCTTGAGGGGTTCCCTGGCACCCCACaggcccttcccttcttcccGGGAATGGGGGGCAGGTGTCCTCTGTCCACACAACCACCCCTACCTCTTCCTGCCCCTGAACCTTCACCCCATTTCCCCCTCCGTCATCCCGCACACTGTATCTGCACTCAGAAGCGGCCTCACGCAGAGTCCCTGACTTGGCAGACCCTTCCATGCGGTCTGGCCCTGTCGTCTGGTCTGGCTCCCTGGGACCTGGCTCTCCTTTCGTAGATCTGCCACCTGCAGAGCCTGGGGGTTCTCAGTTCTCAGGATATGACAGttctcctgcctgcctgcctgcccctggGGGCCCCTGGGTTTCCTCCCCAGCTGCCCCAGCCTGGGCTCTGCAGACACAGGACACTCACGTGCATGTAGTACATGTCCTCGTCCCCGTGACGTCTCTTCTTCACATGGGGGCCCAGGGCAGGGATGGCAGGGGGGCTCTGCTTGAAGGCTGGAAGGAAGGCCAGGCAGGAGAGGCTTTGTGAGCAGCAGGGAGGATGGGGGACGGCACTGGTAAAGCCGACGGGACACCTGCCCCACCAGGGGAGCCAGCGAGAGACCAGGACCCCGCTCGGATGCACAAGCCCTGGCTTTGCCCATGCTTCTTGGAGCTGAACCCAGGGGTGACCACACGGGTGGGGCTGGCTCTGCCTGGACACGGTGCACCCTGCTAGGGTTTCACTCAAGTCCCCAGGGCTGACCCAGTTCCGTGCTGTGAGGTGGCCCACACCCACACTCAGCGGTGGCCCTCTGCGCACACACCCCGGCCAGAACTCTGCTCACCGCGCTTGCTGGCGGCCCCGTTCTTGGCGGCGCTCTCGTTCAGGGCCTGCTGCTCCCGGTAGTGGTCCTCATCGGCCTTGCGGTCACGGCCAGGACAGGCACAGATGCGGCCCTCGAAGGACCGGCGGCCCAGCACCTGTCCGCTGTTGGGGAACACAGCCAGAACCGTGAGCATCAGGCCCTCAACCcagcctgccctccctgcccaTCCGGGACTGTGATCGGTCAAGGGGGCGGGGTTGACCACCCAGCTGTTCAGGGACACCAGGCCCCTCCCAGGACCCAGCTCTGCTCTGGCAGCCCCTACAGCCAGGGGGGCCCACCCTCCTCACAGCACACACTTCAGGCCCCTTTCTAAACTCTCCCCAGGGCCGCGCTACTTCCTGCCCTCGGCCTCCCCATCCCCACACCTCGCCCCCAGCAGCACTGGCCCGAGCCTCTGGCCCCTGACCCACACGTGCGGCAGACTCACTCCCGGGTCTCCAGGGTGATGATGATGAGGATGGGCCGGCGGTTCATGCCCCCTACGCAGCTGCTGTTGCACATGAAGTTGTACAGGATGGTGGTGAACTCTGTCCCCACCTacacggggtggggtgggggtgcagggctGTGGTGTCAGCACGCGGGCCCCAGCCCTTCAAAGCACCCAGCCCTCACATCTGGTCCTGGCTCTGGGTAGGCTTGGGGggctgggctgtgctctgtggtCCTTTGTCATCAACCCACCCAtcagtctgtccatctgtccatttcttttttttgtgtgtgttttttccgaagttggaaacggaaaggcagtcagacagatgcccgcatgcgcccaaccgggatccacctggcatgcccaccagggggcgatgctctgttgcaaccagaggcattctagcacctgaggcagaggtcatggagccatcctcagtgcccgggctccaatggagccttggctgcgggaggggaagagagagacagaggggaaggagagggggagggatggagaagcagatgggtgcttctcctgtgtgccctggccaggaatcaaacctgggactcctgcacgccaggccgacactctactactaagccaaccagccagggccccatctgtCCATTTCTTTGTGCATGCATGCATCTATCCATTTGTCCATCCATCCGTCCCACTGAAGGTCAAGTGCTATGCTGACTTTGGGTCCGAAGTGAGCCCagacccagcctctgcctccaggAGGCACAGGGGACTGTGGTCTGGCTGCCCCGCCC
The Saccopteryx bilineata isolate mSacBil1 chromosome 3, mSacBil1_pri_phased_curated, whole genome shotgun sequence DNA segment above includes these coding regions:
- the TP73 gene encoding tumor protein p73 isoform X2; protein product: MSRSTGTNDATTFEHLWSSLEPDSTYFDLPQASAGSSEAAGGAEAGMDVFHMPGMDTSSAVMAQFHLLSSTMDQMSGRAASASPYTPEHAASVPTHSPYAQPSSTFDTMSPAPVIPSNADYPGPHHFDVTFQQSSTAKSATWTYSPLLKKLYCQIAKTCPIQIKVSAPPPPGTAVRAMPVYKKAEHVTEVVKRCPNHELGRDFNEGQSAPASHLIRVEGNNLSQYVDDPVTGRQSVMVPYEPPQVGTEFTTILYNFMCNSSCVGGMNRRPILIIITLETRDGQVLGRRSFEGRICACPGRDRKADEDHYREQQALNESAAKNGAASKRAFKQSPPAIPALGPHVKKRRHGDEDMYYMHVRGRENFEILMKVKESLELMELVPQQVVDSYRQQQQQQLLQRPSHLQPPSYGPVLSPMNKVHGGVNKLPSVNQLVGQPPPHGSAAGPNLGPMGPGILNSHSHTLPASGEMNGSHSSQSMVSGSHCTPPPPYHADPSLVSFLTGLGCPNCIEHFTSQGLQSIYHLQNLTMEDLGALKIPDQYRMTIWRGLQDLKQGHDCGAQQLIRSSSNAATISIGSSGELQRQRVMEAVHFRVRHTITIPNRGGPGGGAGGAGPDEWADFGFDLPDCKSRRQSIKEEFTEGEAN
- the TP73 gene encoding tumor protein p73 isoform X3 codes for the protein MDVFHMPGMDTSSAVMAQFHLLSSTMDQMSGRAASASPYTPEHAASVPTHSPYAQPSSTFDTMSPAPVIPSNADYPGPHHFDVTFQQSSTAKSATWTYSPLLKKLYCQIAKTCPIQIKVSAPPPPGTAVRAMPVYKKAEHVTEVVKRCPNHELGRDFNEGQSAPASHLIRVEGNNLSQYVDDPVTGRQSVMVPYEPPQVGTEFTTILYNFMCNSSCVGGMNRRPILIIITLETRDGQVLGRRSFEGRICACPGRDRKADEDHYREQQALNESAAKNGAASKRAFKQSPPAIPALGPHVKKRRHGDEDMYYMHVRGRENFEILMKVKESLELMELVPQQVVDSYRQQQQQQLLQRPSHLQPPSYGPVLSPMNKVHGGVNKLPSVNQLVGQPPPHGSAAGPNLGPMGPGILNSHSHTLPASGEMNGSHSSQSMVSGSHCTPPPPYHADPSLVSFLTGLGCPNCIEHFTSQGLQSIYHLQNLTMEDLGALKIPDQYRMTIWRGLQDLKQGHDCGAQQLIRSSSNAATISIGSSGELQRQRVMEAVHFRVRHTITIPNRGGPGGGAGGAGPDEWADFGFDLPDCKSRRQSIKEEFTEGEAN
- the TP73 gene encoding tumor protein p73 isoform X4, which gives rise to MLYVSDPMQQLVTAQFHLLSSTMDQMSGRAASASPYTPEHAASVPTHSPYAQPSSTFDTMSPAPVIPSNADYPGPHHFDVTFQQSSTAKSATWTYSPLLKKLYCQIAKTCPIQIKVSAPPPPGTAVRAMPVYKKAEHVTEVVKRCPNHELGRDFNEGQSAPASHLIRVEGNNLSQYVDDPVTGRQSVMVPYEPPQVGTEFTTILYNFMCNSSCVGGMNRRPILIIITLETRDGQVLGRRSFEGRICACPGRDRKADEDHYREQQALNESAAKNGAASKRAFKQSPPAIPALGPHVKKRRHGDEDMYYMHVRGRENFEILMKVKESLELMELVPQQVVDSYRQQQQQQLLQRPSHLQPPSYGPVLSPMNKVHGGVNKLPSVNQLVGQPPPHGSAAGPNLGPMGPGILNSHSHTLPASGEMNGSHSSQSMVSGSHCTPPPPYHADPSLVSFLTGLGCPNCIEHFTSQGLQSIYHLQNLTMEDLGALKIPDQYRMTIWRGLQDLKQGHDCGAQQLIRSSSNAATISIGSSGELQRQRVMEAVHFRVRHTITIPNRGGPGGGAGGAGPDEWADFGFDLPDCKSRRQSIKEEFTEGEAN
- the TP73 gene encoding tumor protein p73 isoform X1, encoding MEPQCCAGRGRRCDLGSSELPSGPAAWEMSRSTGTNDATTFEHLWSSLEPDSTYFDLPQASAGSSEAAGGAEAGMDVFHMPGMDTSSAVMAQFHLLSSTMDQMSGRAASASPYTPEHAASVPTHSPYAQPSSTFDTMSPAPVIPSNADYPGPHHFDVTFQQSSTAKSATWTYSPLLKKLYCQIAKTCPIQIKVSAPPPPGTAVRAMPVYKKAEHVTEVVKRCPNHELGRDFNEGQSAPASHLIRVEGNNLSQYVDDPVTGRQSVMVPYEPPQVGTEFTTILYNFMCNSSCVGGMNRRPILIIITLETRDGQVLGRRSFEGRICACPGRDRKADEDHYREQQALNESAAKNGAASKRAFKQSPPAIPALGPHVKKRRHGDEDMYYMHVRGRENFEILMKVKESLELMELVPQQVVDSYRQQQQQQLLQRPSHLQPPSYGPVLSPMNKVHGGVNKLPSVNQLVGQPPPHGSAAGPNLGPMGPGILNSHSHTLPASGEMNGSHSSQSMVSGSHCTPPPPYHADPSLVSFLTGLGCPNCIEHFTSQGLQSIYHLQNLTMEDLGALKIPDQYRMTIWRGLQDLKQGHDCGAQQLIRSSSNAATISIGSSGELQRQRVMEAVHFRVRHTITIPNRGGPGGGAGGAGPDEWADFGFDLPDCKSRRQSIKEEFTEGEAN